The genome window GGACCCCGAACAAGACCGCAGGCCTGCTGTCTGAAGCCTCCGTAAGCGTAAGCGTCCCGTCCTTGTTGCGGTAACGGTAGAGCGTCTCGGTCTGGGGAAAGAAATAACCCTTGGGCGACTCAACGCTTTTACCGGGATTGAGATCGATACTGCTGACCGTATCCACCGGCCGGTAAAAAAGCAGGTTGTCCTCCCGTACGGGCGCGATGAGCAGGAAATCCCGCGCCAGTCGCTCGAGCAGGCCCACTATGTTTTCTTTCTTTGCTACTTTTAAAGCCATCTCACACACCCGTTTCCAATCTATGAAAAGTCGTCCTTGTCACCCGGAGAATAGGTATAAAGCGCTGTCGGCGCATCCGGCGGTGTAGGATCGAATAATGACTCGATATCTTTGCCCAACTTTTTATTCAGGAGCATCAACGGTATCCGCACCGGACAAACCCGCTCACATTCAGCGCAGCCGGCACAGCGGCCCGCGACATGAAACGCCCGCACAAGATGGTATTGATAGTTCTCGGCAAGGGTTACGGCCTTGCTGAGCCAGGTCGCTCCCTGCTGCCAGCCCGGCACCGCCTGTTCGAAACAGCACTGGGTGCAGCTGCACGCCGGGCAAACCTCCCGGCAGGCGTAACACCGCAGGCAGCGTCCGAGGAGGCGGTCCCAGAAGGCCGCTTTTTCCGCGGGAGCAAGCGTCTCTATCCCTTTCACTTCTTGTAACGGGTCCCGGGACTGGTCGGCCACCGGCGGCGCCTCCTTGCCGAGCATCAGGTCGGCTCCCGCCGGGTTATTCTGGGTGCAGGTCAGGCACTTCTCCATCAGGTAAGACTTCTTATCAAAGACCTGCTCCCCCTTCTGGGTGCGGACCATATACGCATTGCCCCGGTCTTCCGCGAGCTCGATCCTAACGTCCGCGGGCAGATCCGGCAGCAGCTTTTCCCGCGCCAGCATCCCGCCGCAGGGGACACCCACCACCGTTATCATCGAACGGTCAAGGTTTCTTTCCTGGACCAGACGATCCACGGCGCCGGCGTCGCATCCCTTAACCATTACGGCCGTTTTCGTGTTGGGATGGCGGGCAAGATACTTTACCAGGTTATTGACGCAAAAAGGATCAAAAATCAAAGCCGCAGTCTCTTCCTGCCGGGTGGCGAAAAGAGGGCGTGCCTTCGCCGGAAGGCTTCCGGCCTCGTAACCGATAAAAAGCTCGACCCCTTCGTTGAACAACCGGGCCGCTACCCGCTGCAGGACTTCAGTCAGCTCTTTCAACATATCTCCCTCTTTTGCTGAATCTTTGAGCGCCCGGCACGGTTATTGCCACAACTCGGCCGGGGCTCGTCCGTTCAGACTTTAAACCTTCGTGACACGCTTTTGCGGCCCGAGAGGTTTAATCCCCTCTACCATTTCCCTGACTGTGGTCGCAAAACGTTCACCTTCGGACGCCGAGACCCACCGTACCTTTAAACGCTCGGGTTCAAGCCCGATGTATTCCAACAGCCGTTTAAAGAGCATAAGCCGCCGGCGGGTAAAATAATTCCCTGTAACGTAATGGCAATCACCCGGATGGCAACCCGCAATCAGCACCCCGTCCGCACCGTTCTGAAAGGCGCGCAGGATAAACTGCGGGTTGACTCGGCTGGAGCAGGGCACTCGGATTATCCGGACGTTCGCCGGATATTTCATCCTGCTCACCCCCGCAAGGTCCGCGCCGGCATAACTGCACCAGTTGCAGAGAAAAGCCACGATCTTGGGTTCCCAGGCGGCCTCTTCATTCATGTTGGTAACTGTGCTTTCATTTACAGACAAAGCGCGTCAACCTCCGCAAGGAGCTGCTTGTTCGTAAATCCTTTTAGATCTATCGCCGTAGCGCGGCACGCCACGGTACACGCGCCGCATCCCTGACACAACCCGTCGTTCACCCTGGCCACCACCCGCTCCCGTGGTGGCTGGCCCGGTAAACGCTCGGTTATGGTAACCGGCTGAATGGCCCGGTACGGGCAAACGGGCTGGCAGGCGAGGCAGCCGGTACAAAGCGCCTCGTTAACCCGGCTCACCAGCGGGTTTGTCTCCAGTTCTTCTTTAGAAAGGAGACCGCACACTTTGGCGGCGGCGCCGCTGGCCTGTGAAACCGTATCGGGGATATCCTTCGGCCCCTGACAGGCGCCGGCCAGGAAAACCCCGCCGGTGTGCGTTTCCACCGGGCGCAGTTTCGGGTGGGCCTCCTGGAAAAATCCGTCCTTGTCCAGCGAGACGCCGATCATCCGCGCGACCTCGCTGACTCCGGCGGAAGGCACCGCTCCGGTGGCCAGTACCACCATATCCGCCGCAATCTCCACCTGCTCTCCGAGGAGGGTGTCGGCGCCCTTTACGATCAGCTTGGAGCCGTCCTGGTAGACCTTCGAAACCCGCCCTCGGATATAGACCGCGCCCTCATCCTGAACGCGCCTGTAAAACTCCTCGTATCCTTTACCGAAGGTCCGTATGTCGATATAGAAGACGTAGACCTCGGCCCCCGGGATTTTTTCCAGTACCTGATGGGCGTGCTTGGCGGTGTACATGCAGCAGAATCTGGAGCAGTACGCCTTTCCCTTGGCCTCGTCACGGGAGCCCACACACTGGATAAAAACAACCGTCTGGGGTTCTTTCCCGCTGGAAGGCCTCTGTATCTTACCGCCGGTAGGTCCGGAAGCGTTCACCATCCGTTCGAACGCGAGACCGGTAACAACATCCGGATACCGTCCGTAGCCGTATTCCCCGTAAACCTTCTCCCACGGGAACAGCCCGTAACCGGTAGCTACGACGATCGAGCCCACCTCTATTTCAAAGAACTCATCCTTCTGTTCGTAGTCGATCGCGTCCGCCGGACAGAGTTTTGCGCACGCGCCACATTTTCCCTTCGTGAAATGGCGGCAGTGGGCGCCATCGATCACGGGTTTATTCGGGACCGCCTGCGGGAACGGTATGTAAATCGCTCCCCGCTCGCCGAGCCCCATGTTGAAATCGTCCCTAACACTTACCGGGCACCTCGACCAGCAGGTCCCGCAGCCCGTACACTTTGTATGGTCCACGAACCGGGCCTTCTGCCGGATTCGCGCCTTGAAGTTGCCGATATAGCCGCTGACTTCTTCCACCTGCGCGTAAGTATACATCTTGATGTTCGGGTGCTGGGCAACGGACACCATCTTCGGCGTGCTTATGCAGGCCGAACAGTCTAGGGTGGGAAAGGTCTTGTCCAGCTTCACCATATTCCCGCCGATGGTAGGCTCCCGTTCAATCAGGTACACCTCGAGCCCGGCGTCCGCAACGTCGAGGGCGACCTGGATACCGGCGATACCCCCGCCGATTACCATGCAGCGTTTGACCACGGGAATCCGGCCCGGGAAGAGAGGTTCGAGACGCGCGGCCTTCGCCGCGGCCCGGCGCACCAGGTCAATCGCCTTACGCTGCGCCTGTTCGGGCGTATCGGGATGCACCCAGGAACAGTGTTCCCGCAGGTTGGCCATCTCCAGGAAATAAGGATTCATCCCCGCGCGTTTCAGCACCTGCCGGAACGTTTCCTCATGCAGCCTCGGCGAGCAGGAAGCCACAACCACCCTGTCGAGGGCGTGCTGCTTGATGGCCTCAAGAATCATGTTCTGTCCCGGGTCGCTGCACATGTATTTGTAGTCGACGCTGTGAACGACGCCGGGGAAAGCAGCCGCCGCTTCAGCGATTTCAGGGCACTTAAGCACCCCGCCGATATTGGAACCGCACCAGCACACAAAAACGCCGATTCTCGGCAATGTTCTCCCCTTCTCACGGACCGCCTGAAGTTGGAGGGTGGAGGTTAGAAGTCAGAGGTTGTGATGGAAGGCATAAGAATGCAATTCGCTGCGCGAATCGTCTTCGGTGCTTTGAAAACCACATAACCCCCGGCATCCAACTAAAAGTACGGTCTCTATATACTTTTTCTCGGGAACCGCTGCAAAACCCCGTCTTGCCCCGTCTGACCGATTCAGGCCTTGTGCATCCGGCTGTTCTCCGCGTTTTCCCAGGATCTCCTTAATCTCTGTCTCACTTTATTGAAAACCGTCTTACAACCGTCACTTCGCCGACTGCTATCCGCCGACCGCCTTTAAGACCCGCTGCGGTTTTACAAAGTGGGTTTCGAGGCCGAGGTCGCGCGGGTTGAGACCCATGGCCAGGCCCAGCAGTTGCGGGAAATAAAAGATCGGCATGGCAAAATTTGTCCCGTATTCCTTGTTGACCTGCCCCTGGCGGCTGTCCAGGTTGCTCTGGCAGACCGGGCAGGCGCACGCCAAAGCGGTGGCCTCCGCGCTCACGGCGTTGCGGAGTATGTTCCGGATAAGGCGCAGCGCGACATTACGCTCACCGACAATCAGGGAAGCGCCGCAACATTCGTTTTTGTAACCCCAGTCCGGCATCTCGGCTTTGGTCACCTCGAGCAGCCTTTCCATCAACTGGGGGTTCTCCGGATCATCGCAGCCTATGCCCGGCGGGCGGACCAGAAGGCAGCCGTAATAGCAGCCCACCCGCAAATCTTTGAGCGGCCGCACCACCTGGGCGGCCAACTGCTCCAAACCGACCCCGGTTATGGTCTCCATCAAGGAATAGATTTTTACCGTGCCCTTGTACCGGCGGCCTATGAACTTCGCCACCTTCTCATTGAGCGCCTCATCCCGGGTCAATTCCTGGTGCGCTATCCGAAGACGCTGGTAACAGGCCGCGCAGGGAACGGTTACGTCGATCCCCATCTCCTCGGCAATAATAAGGTTCCGGGCGGGAAGCGCCACCGCCAGAAAATGGTCGGAGCTGTGGGCCGCGCTGGCCCCGCAGCAGTTCCAGTCCGGAAGGTCAACCAACTGGATGCCGAGGTGCCGGGCTACCAACCGGGCGGCACGGTCATACTCTTTGGCGGTGCTTTGCAGGGAACACCCCGGGTAATATCCGATTCTCATTCTTTAACCCTTTCCCCCGAAGATTCCGCCGGAGACTTCTCCGGTCTGGAAAACAGTTTTCTGATAACCTTCGTCCCTTTTATCTTTTCTGCGCTTAAACGCAACTTCCCCTTAGACAACATAAACCTGCCAAGTTCAGCGTCGCGGAAGGGTTTCCCGCTCTTGAAATTATGGCTCAGGAGCACGCCCAGCTCAAAGACCCTGCCGTTCCGCCGTACCGACTGCAGGAACAGATCATTGAACATGATAACGCTCTTACCCTTACCGGCCGTCCCTTCTTTTCGGGCGATAATACGGAGGCTGTCCATCACCTGGGCGATACCGATATTACAGGGGCAGCGCGTCGAACATGTCCAGCATCCCGCACATACCCAGATCGCCCGCGAAGCGAGCACCTGTTCCTTGAGGCCCAACTGCAGGAGGCGAATCACCTGGTTTGGTTTGTAGTCCATGTCAAAAGCCGCGGGACATCCCGCGGTGCATTTTCCGCACTGATAACAATGTGACAGCGTTTCTTGGCCGCTTGCCCGGACTATGTCTTGCATAAAACCGGAATCGGCCTTGTTTTTCCCGCCCAGAATCATCACTCATACCCCTTTTAGGAACAAGGCTTACTACAAAATCATATCACGAATTCCCGGAAAAAAAGAAAAAGAACTGCTTGTTCTATTGTAAAATAGCCTTTCGATGAAAAAAAACGAAATCCTCTTTTTAGCCGGAGAAAAATCCTGGTACTGATGCTAAACGGTAATCAAAAAGGAAACCGGTGCAGAACTCACCGGCAAAAGCGTAACAATATCCCCCGTAAGAATTTCGGCAGTCTTATAAAATACACCCGCAAGCTCTCCGCCTCCTCCTTTATCAAGAAACACCCGCCCTGTTGCCGCCGTTATGCCGCGGGTGTCGCCCCGACCCCGATCACCCCGAACCGATTTCTTCTGCGCGCTTTTATCTTATAAATCTTATTCCGCATTCCGCGGAAATGTTCAACCAAACCCTGTTTCCACCAAGGAAATTATCGGGACGAAAATGTTCAATAAACCACGAGGTGTTTTTACGGAGTGCGGTTTGAAGCAAGCATGGCAGAACGGATGTCGGATGCAGGATGTTAGAGGTCGGACTTGCCTTGGGACCGGTCGCCCCGGAAACCACCGTCAATGACCTCCAAGCCGGTCCCGGAGCCATTCGCCGGCGCGGGCCATCGGTAAAACCGCCACCGGCAGCGGCGGCAGGGAACGGACGAAGGAAAGACCGTAGCTCTTGTTCACCAGCCGGGGGTCGAGCACCACCACCACCCCCTCATCCTGGTGGGAACGTATGAGCCGTCCGAACCCCTGCTTAAACCGCAGTACCGCGTAGGGGAGGCTGAGACGCCTGAAGTCGTCCTGCCCCGATTCGATCAAACGGGCGCGCCGCGCCGCGAGCACCGGGGTTTCGTAAGGGGGAAACGGCAGTTTAACGATCACCACCACCCGCAGGATACCGCCGCCGATATCGATGCCCTCCCAGAAACTCGCCGTGCCGCAGAGCACGACGCGCGGCGTGTGCCGGAACTCTTCCACCAGCCGCGTCCGCCCGCCGTCGATACCCTGGGCCAGGACGGAGATCTCCTCCGCTTCGAGCACAGGCCTCAGCCGCGCGACAACCTCCCGCATCATCCGGTTGGCGGTAAACAGCACCAGCATGCGCTCGCCCGCGACTCTGGCCAACTGGGTCAACGCGTCGGTCACGGACGAGAGGTAGCGCTCACCCGCACCCTCCCGATACAGCGGCAGATCGCGCACTATACATAGGGCGGCCTTTTCCTTGTAAGCGAAAGGAGAACCGATCACCTTCGAACTGAAGGAATCCGGCGGCAGCCTGTTAAGGCCGACCCGGTCCGCAAAATGATCGAATCCCCCTTCTACGGCCATCGTGGCCGATGTCAGCACCATCCCGTGTGAACGCGAAAATACGGTTCCGGAAAGATGCTCCGCCACGGATACCGGTGACGACTTCAACACCGCATGCAGCGAAGCCGTGTAAAACTTTCCCTCGACCCACTCCACCCAGTCCGGACCGCTGCCGGTTACAATCCCGGTCAGGGTCTCCGCGAGTTCCTCGCCTTCCCTGACCCAGAGTTCCATTTCCTGCGACCAGGCCCCCTCCCAACCCTCTATATCGCGTAACAAGTCCCGGCAGGAACCGAGCAGGGTCTCCAGCTCCCCGATCAACCCCAGGTAATGGTCTTTCGCAGGCGTATCCATGACCAGATGAACGTCGTTATCATTAAGGCGCCGCGAAGACAGCCCGCCGTTGGCGCCGGTTTCCGGGCGAATGACCCCTTCCAGCGCGGTGTAAAACCCTTCCGCGTCGGTTTTGACGGCGTCCGACGCCGTGATGATTCTTCTCTGCCTTGCCTCCCACGCCGTCGAAAAACGGATTGCGCCGCCCGCCCGTAAAAACAGGGAGCGCAGCCGGGAAAGCCAGTGTGTGATGTCGCGTTTCGAAACGCTGCGGGTAAGACACTCGGTGGCGACATCCTCGAGGTGGTGCGCCTCATCGATCACGAGCGGTCCGTAATCCGGCAGTACGGAAACGCCGGCGAAAGCGTCCGTCAGCAGGAGGGCGTGGTTGGTGATGATTAACGCCGCTTTCTCGGCCCGCCGCCGCGCGTTGTTAACAAAACAGCGGCCCGCCCAGGCGCATTTCTTCCCGAAACACCCCTCGGCCGTCGCCGCCACCCTGGCCTGCGCCTCTCTTTCCGTTTCGTTGGAACTTAACTGGCTGAAATCGCCGGTGCGCGTGGAGGTCAGCCATACCAGCACCCGGGCGTAGAAACGCGCCGCCGCCGCGTCGAAATCGACTTCCTCAAGAAGCCGTTCCCAGCGCCGCAGGCACAGGTAGTGCTGCCTTCCTTTGACCAGCGCCACGGCGAAATCAACCCCCACCGCAGCCTTAACGGAGGGGATGTCGTTTCGCAGAAGCTGTTCCTGGAGGTTGACGGTATGGGTGGACACAAGGACCCGCCTGCCCTCCGCAAGTCCGGTGAGCACCAGCGGGATGAGATAGGCCAGGGATTTTCCGATACCGGTCCCCGCTTCCACCAGCAGGCAGCCGTCGCCCCTCAGGGCTTCGGTCACGGCGGCCGCCATCTCCTCCTGCTGCGCCCGGTACTCGTACGCCGGTAAAACACCTGTGAGCCTCCCGCCGGGACGGAAGAAATCCGCCGGTTCAACCGCTTCCGGGACAACCGGCGCGCTCTCGGCCTCTCCTGGCCCGGACCCGGCAAAG of Bacillota bacterium contains these proteins:
- a CDS encoding dehydrogenase; this encodes MLKELTEVLQRVAARLFNEGVELFIGYEAGSLPAKARPLFATRQEETAALIFDPFCVNNLVKYLARHPNTKTAVMVKGCDAGAVDRLVQERNLDRSMITVVGVPCGGMLAREKLLPDLPADVRIELAEDRGNAYMVRTQKGEQVFDKKSYLMEKCLTCTQNNPAGADLMLGKEAPPVADQSRDPLQEVKGIETLAPAEKAAFWDRLLGRCLRCYACREVCPACSCTQCCFEQAVPGWQQGATWLSKAVTLAENYQYHLVRAFHVAGRCAGCAECERVCPVRIPLMLLNKKLGKDIESLFDPTPPDAPTALYTYSPGDKDDFS
- a CDS encoding helicase C-terminal domain-containing protein; this translates as MAENYVAVDVETTGLDPARDEIIEIALCRIENGAVTERFSSLVRADGGVPLRVKRLTGIDDGMLQEAPRWEEIAGEAASFIGDLPIIGHNVAFDAGFLSRYLNDSFSGRRLLDTCELARLLLPAARGYSLVRVAEALEVEFPEQHRALPDAEATAGVFTTLISRLKSLSPAVLSTAAFLLERGESSWGPFFRQALRVVVGEQAPIISPYAFAGSGPGEAESAPVVPEAVEPADFFRPGGRLTGVLPAYEYRAQQEEMAAAVTEALRGDGCLLVEAGTGIGKSLAYLIPLVLTGLAEGRRVLVSTHTVNLQEQLLRNDIPSVKAAVGVDFAVALVKGRQHYLCLRRWERLLEEVDFDAAAARFYARVLVWLTSTRTGDFSQLSSNETEREAQARVAATAEGCFGKKCAWAGRCFVNNARRRAEKAALIITNHALLLTDAFAGVSVLPDYGPLVIDEAHHLEDVATECLTRSVSKRDITHWLSRLRSLFLRAGGAIRFSTAWEARQRRIITASDAVKTDAEGFYTALEGVIRPETGANGGLSSRRLNDNDVHLVMDTPAKDHYLGLIGELETLLGSCRDLLRDIEGWEGAWSQEMELWVREGEELAETLTGIVTGSGPDWVEWVEGKFYTASLHAVLKSSPVSVAEHLSGTVFSRSHGMVLTSATMAVEGGFDHFADRVGLNRLPPDSFSSKVIGSPFAYKEKAALCIVRDLPLYREGAGERYLSSVTDALTQLARVAGERMLVLFTANRMMREVVARLRPVLEAEEISVLAQGIDGGRTRLVEEFRHTPRVVLCGTASFWEGIDIGGGILRVVVIVKLPFPPYETPVLAARRARLIESGQDDFRRLSLPYAVLRFKQGFGRLIRSHQDEGVVVVLDPRLVNKSYGLSFVRSLPPLPVAVLPMARAGEWLRDRLGGH
- a CDS encoding CoB--CoM heterodisulfide reductase iron-sulfur subunit B family protein → MRIGYYPGCSLQSTAKEYDRAARLVARHLGIQLVDLPDWNCCGASAAHSSDHFLAVALPARNLIIAEEMGIDVTVPCAACYQRLRIAHQELTRDEALNEKVAKFIGRRYKGTVKIYSLMETITGVGLEQLAAQVVRPLKDLRVGCYYGCLLVRPPGIGCDDPENPQLMERLLEVTKAEMPDWGYKNECCGASLIVGERNVALRLIRNILRNAVSAEATALACACPVCQSNLDSRQGQVNKEYGTNFAMPIFYFPQLLGLAMGLNPRDLGLETHFVKPQRVLKAVGG
- a CDS encoding CoB--CoM heterodisulfide reductase iron-sulfur subunit A family protein, translating into MPRIGVFVCWCGSNIGGVLKCPEIAEAAAAFPGVVHSVDYKYMCSDPGQNMILEAIKQHALDRVVVASCSPRLHEETFRQVLKRAGMNPYFLEMANLREHCSWVHPDTPEQAQRKAIDLVRRAAAKAARLEPLFPGRIPVVKRCMVIGGGIAGIQVALDVADAGLEVYLIEREPTIGGNMVKLDKTFPTLDCSACISTPKMVSVAQHPNIKMYTYAQVEEVSGYIGNFKARIRQKARFVDHTKCTGCGTCWSRCPVSVRDDFNMGLGERGAIYIPFPQAVPNKPVIDGAHCRHFTKGKCGACAKLCPADAIDYEQKDEFFEIEVGSIVVATGYGLFPWEKVYGEYGYGRYPDVVTGLAFERMVNASGPTGGKIQRPSSGKEPQTVVFIQCVGSRDEAKGKAYCSRFCCMYTAKHAHQVLEKIPGAEVYVFYIDIRTFGKGYEEFYRRVQDEGAVYIRGRVSKVYQDGSKLIVKGADTLLGEQVEIAADMVVLATGAVPSAGVSEVARMIGVSLDKDGFFQEAHPKLRPVETHTGGVFLAGACQGPKDIPDTVSQASGAAAKVCGLLSKEELETNPLVSRVNEALCTGCLACQPVCPYRAIQPVTITERLPGQPPRERVVARVNDGLCQGCGACTVACRATAIDLKGFTNKQLLAEVDALCL
- a CDS encoding hydrogenase iron-sulfur subunit, with the protein product MNEEAAWEPKIVAFLCNWCSYAGADLAGVSRMKYPANVRIIRVPCSSRVNPQFILRAFQNGADGVLIAGCHPGDCHYVTGNYFTRRRLMLFKRLLEYIGLEPERLKVRWVSASEGERFATTVREMVEGIKPLGPQKRVTKV
- a CDS encoding 4Fe-4S dicluster domain-containing protein, which gives rise to MILGGKNKADSGFMQDIVRASGQETLSHCYQCGKCTAGCPAAFDMDYKPNQVIRLLQLGLKEQVLASRAIWVCAGCWTCSTRCPCNIGIAQVMDSLRIIARKEGTAGKGKSVIMFNDLFLQSVRRNGRVFELGVLLSHNFKSGKPFRDAELGRFMLSKGKLRLSAEKIKGTKVIRKLFSRPEKSPAESSGERVKE